A genomic window from Bradyrhizobium lupini includes:
- a CDS encoding HlyD family type I secretion periplasmic adaptor subunit has protein sequence MTGAEKSRAEGSSGRSGPSTVSRKRRGLSRPASTASRVVAEFQSDAAEIEQGTPPRGGRITLYCVVALIATAIAFACVSRVDMIVTAQGKLITTRPNLVVQPLETSVIREIRVKAGDPVNRGDVLAILDPTFSQADLDQLRSRLAGFDASIDRVRAELDGVEYVLEEPANADQALQRKVFLQRRSAYDLQIQNYDAQIASAQANLKTAQDEEFVLTQRLETMQSIEAMRNVLMAKEVGSRLNFLLSRDARLEVESNLARVRGAIVDNMHRLDKARADQKVFAAEFRRTAYQELVETLPKRNSAAEELKKTELRRQLIVLHAPADAVVLEIANRTVGSVIREAETFFVLVPRDETLRAEVNVEGRDIGQLTVGQAVRIKFEAFPFQKYGTATGEIGVISQDSFSPDAKADGARRPSAPFYRVLIDLRDMHLRLPPERVQFMPGMAVTAEIKLGKRTVISYFLYPLLRGLDESIREY, from the coding sequence ATGACCGGTGCCGAGAAAAGCAGGGCGGAGGGGAGCTCCGGCAGATCGGGGCCTTCGACCGTTTCGCGGAAGCGGCGAGGGCTGTCGAGGCCCGCGTCGACGGCATCTCGCGTAGTTGCGGAATTTCAGTCCGACGCCGCCGAGATCGAGCAGGGAACGCCACCGCGCGGAGGACGGATCACGCTCTATTGTGTCGTCGCCCTGATCGCGACCGCGATCGCGTTCGCGTGCGTGTCGCGTGTCGACATGATTGTGACGGCACAGGGCAAACTGATTACCACACGTCCCAACCTGGTCGTCCAGCCGCTGGAAACATCGGTCATTCGGGAAATTCGCGTTAAGGCCGGCGATCCGGTTAATCGCGGCGATGTCCTTGCGATCCTCGATCCGACATTTTCTCAGGCCGACCTTGATCAACTGCGCAGCCGCCTGGCGGGTTTCGACGCCTCCATCGACCGGGTCCGGGCGGAATTGGACGGCGTTGAGTACGTTCTCGAGGAGCCTGCGAATGCCGATCAGGCGCTGCAGCGAAAGGTATTTCTCCAGAGAAGGTCGGCTTACGATCTTCAGATCCAGAACTACGACGCGCAGATTGCGTCCGCTCAGGCCAATCTGAAGACGGCCCAGGATGAGGAATTCGTTCTGACCCAGCGGCTGGAGACCATGCAGTCCATTGAGGCCATGCGAAATGTGTTGATGGCGAAGGAGGTCGGTTCAAGACTGAACTTCCTGTTGTCCCGGGACGCGCGGCTGGAGGTTGAAAGCAATCTGGCGCGTGTTCGTGGCGCCATTGTCGACAACATGCATCGTTTGGATAAGGCCCGTGCAGACCAAAAGGTCTTCGCTGCAGAGTTTCGCCGCACTGCCTATCAGGAGCTCGTGGAGACGTTGCCCAAGCGTAACAGCGCCGCGGAGGAGCTCAAGAAGACGGAGCTTCGCCGGCAATTGATCGTGCTGCACGCACCGGCTGATGCGGTGGTACTTGAAATTGCCAATCGGACGGTGGGTTCAGTAATTCGCGAGGCCGAGACATTTTTTGTATTGGTCCCTCGCGACGAGACGCTCCGGGCGGAGGTCAACGTCGAAGGTAGGGATATCGGACAGCTGACGGTCGGGCAGGCCGTACGAATCAAGTTTGAAGCATTTCCGTTCCAGAAGTACGGCACGGCAACTGGTGAGATTGGGGTCATCAGCCAGGACTCATTCTCGCCAGACGCGAAGGCCGATGGTGCGCGCCGCCCGTCAGCTCCCTTTTATCGCGTACTGATCGATTTGCGCGACATGCATCTTCGGCTGCCGCCGGAACGCGTTCAGTTCATGCCAGGTATGGCGGTCACCGCCGAAATAAAGCTCGGAAAGCGGACGGTGATTTCCTATTTCCTCTATCCCTTGCTTCGCGGATTAGATGAAAGCATCCGGGAATACTGA
- a CDS encoding peptidase domain-containing ABC transporter gives MATRTALECLSRVAAHHGIDLPSDRLRHAYAVDDAGISTDLLLRMAHEAGLRAQATQLDWKALCQLGEAYPALVQLSNQNWVLVVGAGPERDAITVFDPLAERRDEPLLVDAERFCARWLGKVVLFKRESRSTQGPRTFGLRWFVPEMLREWRLFSDVAIAAVFLYALGLALPIFFQLVIDKVLVHESLTTLYVLSAGAIIALSFDAIFSFLRRYLLLYATNKIDIRVATKTFRHLLGLPVTFFEHISAGVLVKHMQQAGRIREFLTGRLFLTALDALSLFVFLPVLALYSVKLTCVVLAFTAISGSVIVILMGPFRRRLYQLYQAEAGRQALLVETVHGMRTVKSLAMEPNQNRAWDDRCAQSVSMRFGVEKISAGAQALTGFLEKMMTLGIVALGALDVFGGEMTIGALVAFNMLAGRVSGPLVQMVTMVHEYQEVALAVKMLGEVMNRQPERDGHRDGLRPDLVGQIEFENVTFRYGEGAPALDDVSFSIAPGSVFGIVGRSGSGKTTLTRLIAGMYPVQQGLLRIDGHDLREIDLTHLRRNLGVVLQDNFLFRGTVRENIACVKRDATFEEVVRAAQLAGADEFIERLPRGFDTMLEEQASNLSGGQKQRLAIARALIVNPRILILDEATSALDSESEAIIRRNLRRIAEGRTVIIVSHRLSMLSDASQILVIDRGRIVDVDRHDGLLAKCTIYRHLWNQQTRQVA, from the coding sequence TTGGCTACCCGGACGGCGCTCGAATGCCTTTCAAGGGTCGCTGCCCATCACGGTATCGATCTGCCGTCGGACCGTTTGCGTCATGCATATGCCGTCGATGATGCCGGCATCTCGACTGACCTCTTGCTGCGCATGGCGCATGAGGCCGGGCTTCGCGCCCAGGCGACGCAGCTCGATTGGAAGGCACTATGCCAGCTCGGCGAAGCCTATCCGGCTCTTGTTCAGCTCTCGAACCAGAACTGGGTGCTTGTGGTCGGCGCCGGGCCGGAACGCGATGCCATAACCGTCTTTGATCCCTTGGCTGAGCGGAGGGACGAACCGCTGCTCGTCGATGCCGAACGATTTTGTGCCAGATGGCTCGGAAAGGTTGTCCTGTTCAAGCGCGAGAGTCGTTCAACACAGGGCCCGAGGACCTTTGGATTGCGCTGGTTCGTACCCGAAATGCTCCGGGAATGGCGCTTGTTCTCTGACGTCGCGATCGCCGCCGTCTTCCTGTATGCGCTCGGCCTCGCGCTTCCAATCTTCTTTCAACTCGTGATCGACAAGGTTCTTGTCCACGAGAGTCTCACGACGCTCTACGTACTCTCGGCTGGCGCGATTATCGCGCTCTCCTTCGATGCCATATTCAGCTTCTTGCGTCGTTACCTGCTGCTTTATGCCACGAACAAGATCGACATCCGGGTTGCGACCAAAACGTTCCGGCACCTTTTGGGACTTCCCGTAACCTTCTTCGAGCATATCTCGGCCGGTGTGCTGGTGAAGCACATGCAGCAGGCCGGGCGGATTCGCGAGTTTCTGACCGGTCGACTGTTCCTGACCGCATTGGACGCGCTTTCGCTGTTCGTCTTCCTGCCTGTCCTCGCGCTCTACAGCGTTAAGCTGACATGCGTCGTCCTGGCCTTTACCGCCATCAGCGGTAGCGTGATTGTGATTTTGATGGGACCGTTCCGACGACGGCTCTACCAGCTCTACCAAGCCGAAGCCGGCCGCCAGGCTCTTCTGGTCGAGACGGTGCACGGAATGCGCACGGTGAAGTCTTTGGCCATGGAGCCCAACCAGAACAGGGCATGGGACGATCGCTGCGCGCAATCGGTATCGATGCGTTTCGGGGTTGAAAAGATCTCGGCGGGCGCCCAGGCACTGACCGGTTTTCTCGAGAAGATGATGACGCTCGGTATCGTGGCTCTGGGCGCGCTGGACGTCTTCGGTGGCGAGATGACGATCGGCGCACTGGTCGCCTTCAACATGCTGGCGGGACGCGTCTCGGGGCCGCTGGTTCAGATGGTGACCATGGTTCACGAGTATCAGGAGGTCGCGCTGGCGGTTAAGATGCTGGGCGAGGTCATGAATAGGCAGCCGGAACGGGACGGTCATCGGGACGGGCTGCGTCCCGATTTGGTCGGCCAGATCGAGTTTGAAAACGTGACCTTCCGCTATGGCGAGGGAGCGCCGGCGCTGGACGACGTCTCGTTTTCAATCGCTCCCGGTTCGGTCTTTGGGATTGTCGGTCGGAGCGGCTCAGGCAAGACGACGCTGACGCGACTGATCGCGGGAATGTATCCGGTGCAGCAGGGACTACTACGGATCGACGGCCATGATTTGCGCGAGATTGATCTTACCCACCTGCGGCGGAATCTCGGGGTCGTGCTCCAGGACAATTTCCTGTTCCGGGGCACCGTGCGCGAAAACATCGCTTGCGTGAAGCGTGACGCGACGTTCGAAGAAGTTGTCAGGGCGGCCCAGCTCGCCGGCGCCGACGAGTTCATAGAGCGGCTGCCGAGGGGATTCGATACCATGCTCGAGGAGCAGGCATCGAACCTGTCGGGCGGGCAAAAGCAGCGGCTTGCGATCGCCCGCGCCTTGATCGTCAACCCGCGCATTCTGATCCTCGATGAAGCGACCAGCGCGCTGGACTCCGAGAGCGAAGCGATCATCCGGCGCAATCTGCGGCGTATCGCCGAAGGACGGACCGTCATCATTGTATCGCATCGGCTTTCGATGCTGTCGGATGCGAGCCAGATTTTGGTCATCGACCGTGGACGAATCGTCGATGTGGATCGTCACGACGGGCTGCTGGCGAAGTGTACGATCTACAGACATCTCTGGAATCAGCAGACGAGACAGGTCGCATGA
- a CDS encoding DUF4082 domain-containing protein, which translates to MLNQRSSVFYRGARPLLPEESDFNPTIPSLERPPFWAATWSNNLPVWQPLWIPSRAGLPVGSSNVGTEASVVAGPGASSRQLTAIGGVLSYAAAALQTTLSAQLSGATRWINASGGYWNVAANWSAGVPDISSTASIDAPGRYVVAAAGNVDITRLVVDSDATVSLGAGSSFVVEGDATNDGNVKLGSFSGERVAAADFKGDVRGSGDFAISDKATLEIGGAVSGQVLSGSFSGITVSFETDAGNLILDHSTQFHGLIGSSSPDRPLSAGNLIDLRDLSFTSTMSASVHYDSSSNISTVDFGNGADNVTLLFSGNDPNWTFASDGQGGTVVADPTNPIVLENQKQGTPQSVWQIAAGADSTKIQGFTTAISTNIGSTVQFKINNQTGAPNYHIDIYRLGYYGGNGARLITSLQHQAAASVIQPAPLKDTSTGLVDAGNWSVTDSWTVPTTAVSGVYIANVIDGTQVFQIPFVVRSDASTSAIVFQTSDQTWEAYNPWGGADLYAGNGPGINGSAYAVSYNRPITTRDGGLFGTSNDMVFSAEYPAIYWLEQNGYDVSYISGIDAATSGSLLLNHQVYMDVGHDEYWTDSQVSNVQAAGHAGTNLMFLSGNEVYWQTRLAASIDPSHTANRTLITYKDTHANQLIDPTGTATSTFMDARFASTGGMAGIPSNALTGTVFQVDSDRTDVIKIPYGMTKLRFWRNTSVANTPSGQSASLVQNLLGYEWDSSPDNGFRPAGLVDVSSTTLQINGQYLLDYGNTTGNGTATHNLVEFRDPVSGALVFGAGTVFWSWGLASDHDQVTGSATPIDPNVQQATVNVLADMGVQPATLQASLVIASQSSDHTAPTSTITNVSASSVPESQSVTVTGTASDVGGVIGGVEVSTDSGKTWHPATSGFGTANVTWSYTFTAGASGQYKIESRAVDDSVNLETPGAGVGYTVTPSTNLSMFSPTDTPAVITTNDAGAAELGVKFVAAVSGDITGIRFYKGPQNTGTHLGDLWTTNGALLASATFTNETASGWQQVNFATPVHVQAGLTYVASYHTNTGQYSTTDFYFDNAGHTRGPLTATGSGLNGVYAYGPGPLFPNTVSNIKADNYWVDVVFRDTTLQPQANNDSGFNVAENGVLSIPASALLANDTDPAGLSFSITSVSSPVNGSVSYNAQTQTVTFTPTANFAGPAQFSYTITDTSEASGTGQVSLNVNYPVSAQSLFATTDTPSVVNSGDTSSVEVGVKFSASVNGTITGLRFYKGSLNTGTHVAHLWTATGTLLGTATFSAETASGWQQVSFSSPIAVTAGTTYVASYHTNGNYSDTQSYFTNSITNGQLSAPAAGNGVYAYGSGAPFPTNVYKSSNYYVDVVFNGSSNTNAPPTAVADTGDATEKGGLANGTGGSPATGNVLTNDTDPDAGDTKTVTAVAFGSTAGTLGSTLNGAHGGLVLNATGAFTYTVNETDPAVQALRLATNTVTDVFNYTMRDAAGATSSTTLTITVHGANDAPVLAVQTGNQTATVGSAFSLTLPAGTFTDVDSGDLLAYTATAADGSPLPGWLSFNATTRTFSGTPASGDVGTVSVKATATDLGSLAASETFNIAVTTTPNAPPTAVADTGDATEKGGLANGTGGSPATGNVLTNDTDPDAGDTKTVTAVAFGSTAGTLGSTLNGAHGGLVLNATGAFTYTVNETDPAVQALRLATNTVTDVFNYTMRDAAGATSSTTLTITVHGANDAPVLAVQTGNQTATVGSAFSLTLPAGTFTDVDSGDLLAYTATAADGSPLPGWLSFNATTRTFSGTPASGDVGTVSVKATATDLGSLAASETFNVAVSTAPSTVSLFSSSDTPSVLSTSDTSQVNLGVRFTSSAAGTISAIKYYKSANDTGTHAGSLWSSTGTLLATATFSNETSSGWQTVTFSSPVSIAAGTTYVASFHSNGHYADTPNYFATAHANGPLTAAASNNGVYSYGTGNLFPTSTFSATNYWVDVVFNNSTGGTNQPPIANNDSGFNATENVPLSISGSTLLANDTDLNGDALTITGVSGAVNGTVGFSSQNNTVTFTPVNGYTGPASFNYVIADGRGGTASARADVTVHAPSASTVSLFSANPTPSVVTVNDPNSVELGMKFQASTSGDIVGVRFYKGPSNTGTHVADLWSSTGSLLATATFSNETASGWQQVNFATPVTITAGTTYIASYHTAGNYSDDPNLFANAVTNGPLTAPSSSSSGGNGVYAYGSGSLFPSNTFNATSYAVDVVFRAQLAA; encoded by the coding sequence ATGCTGAATCAAAGGTCGAGCGTCTTCTATCGAGGAGCAAGGCCTCTCCTCCCGGAAGAAAGTGACTTCAACCCGACGATCCCAAGCCTGGAGCGACCGCCCTTCTGGGCCGCGACCTGGAGCAACAATCTGCCGGTGTGGCAGCCGCTCTGGATTCCATCCCGCGCAGGCCTGCCAGTTGGGAGCTCGAACGTCGGGACCGAGGCAAGTGTGGTCGCAGGTCCGGGTGCAAGTTCCCGGCAGCTGACCGCCATCGGCGGTGTGCTCAGTTACGCTGCCGCAGCGTTGCAGACAACATTGTCTGCCCAGCTGTCGGGTGCGACTCGTTGGATCAATGCGAGCGGCGGCTATTGGAATGTTGCTGCGAACTGGAGTGCCGGCGTTCCGGATATCTCGTCCACCGCGTCCATCGATGCGCCGGGACGCTATGTTGTTGCAGCCGCAGGCAATGTCGACATAACCAGGCTGGTTGTCGATTCAGATGCGACAGTTTCGCTCGGGGCTGGAAGCTCATTCGTCGTAGAGGGCGACGCAACAAACGACGGGAACGTCAAGCTTGGATCCTTCAGCGGAGAGCGCGTTGCTGCGGCAGATTTTAAGGGAGACGTCCGTGGATCGGGGGACTTCGCGATTTCCGACAAGGCAACTCTCGAGATCGGAGGGGCGGTCTCTGGGCAAGTCTTGAGTGGATCTTTTTCCGGAATAACCGTGTCCTTCGAGACCGATGCGGGCAATCTTATCCTCGATCACTCCACCCAATTCCACGGCCTGATCGGAAGTTCATCGCCGGATCGACCGCTTTCGGCTGGCAATCTCATTGATCTCAGGGATCTTTCCTTCACGTCGACGATGTCGGCGTCGGTTCATTACGACAGCAGCTCAAATATCAGTACGGTCGATTTCGGCAACGGAGCCGACAACGTCACCTTGCTGTTCTCCGGGAATGACCCGAACTGGACCTTTGCAAGCGACGGCCAGGGCGGCACCGTCGTTGCGGACCCGACCAACCCGATCGTGCTGGAGAATCAGAAACAAGGCACGCCGCAAAGCGTCTGGCAGATCGCCGCTGGCGCAGACTCAACGAAAATCCAGGGGTTCACGACGGCGATAAGTACCAATATCGGCAGCACCGTTCAATTCAAGATCAACAACCAGACCGGCGCGCCGAACTACCATATCGATATCTACCGGCTTGGTTACTACGGCGGCAACGGTGCCCGGCTGATTACGAGCTTGCAGCATCAGGCTGCGGCCTCGGTGATTCAACCGGCCCCGTTAAAGGATACGTCCACTGGTCTCGTGGACGCCGGCAACTGGAGTGTGACTGACTCTTGGACAGTTCCGACGACCGCCGTATCAGGCGTCTACATTGCCAATGTTATTGACGGCACGCAGGTTTTCCAAATTCCGTTTGTCGTCCGCAGCGATGCGTCCACCAGCGCTATCGTGTTCCAAACGTCTGACCAAACCTGGGAAGCATATAACCCTTGGGGCGGGGCCGATCTTTACGCCGGCAACGGACCTGGTATCAACGGTTCCGCCTATGCCGTGAGCTACAACCGTCCGATCACGACGCGTGACGGCGGTCTGTTCGGCACCTCCAATGACATGGTGTTCTCGGCGGAGTATCCGGCGATCTACTGGCTCGAGCAGAATGGATACGATGTCTCCTATATCTCCGGCATCGACGCGGCGACCAGCGGATCACTCCTGCTCAACCATCAAGTCTACATGGACGTTGGCCATGACGAATATTGGACCGACAGCCAGGTTTCCAACGTCCAGGCGGCCGGCCATGCCGGCACCAACTTGATGTTCCTCAGTGGCAACGAGGTGTACTGGCAGACAAGACTCGCGGCCAGCATCGATCCCAGTCACACCGCGAACCGAACCCTGATTACGTACAAGGACACCCACGCCAATCAGTTGATCGATCCGACCGGGACGGCAACAAGCACGTTCATGGACGCGCGTTTTGCGTCAACCGGAGGCATGGCGGGGATCCCGTCCAATGCCCTCACCGGCACGGTGTTTCAGGTCGACTCCGACCGTACTGACGTGATCAAAATTCCGTATGGCATGACGAAGTTACGCTTTTGGCGCAATACGTCGGTCGCCAACACGCCGTCTGGCCAATCGGCGTCCCTTGTACAAAATTTGCTTGGTTACGAGTGGGATTCATCGCCCGACAATGGCTTCCGCCCGGCTGGACTGGTCGATGTGTCGTCGACGACGTTGCAGATCAACGGCCAATATCTGTTGGACTATGGCAACACCACGGGTAACGGAACGGCAACGCATAATCTGGTCGAGTTTCGCGACCCCGTCAGTGGTGCTTTGGTTTTCGGAGCCGGTACGGTGTTCTGGTCGTGGGGCCTTGCCTCCGACCACGATCAGGTGACGGGCTCGGCGACGCCGATTGATCCGAATGTTCAGCAGGCGACGGTCAATGTGCTCGCCGATATGGGCGTGCAGCCCGCGACGCTGCAGGCGAGTCTGGTGATCGCATCCCAATCGAGTGATCACACGGCGCCGACCTCCACCATCACGAACGTTTCGGCCAGCAGCGTCCCGGAGAGCCAGTCGGTCACCGTCACGGGAACGGCCAGTGATGTGGGTGGCGTCATCGGCGGTGTCGAAGTCTCGACCGACAGCGGAAAGACGTGGCATCCCGCCACCAGCGGTTTCGGCACCGCGAACGTGACATGGTCGTATACATTCACCGCAGGCGCTTCCGGCCAGTACAAGATCGAAAGCAGGGCGGTGGATGACAGCGTCAATCTTGAAACTCCGGGCGCGGGAGTCGGCTACACGGTTACGCCTTCGACGAACTTGTCGATGTTTAGTCCGACGGATACGCCGGCCGTCATCACCACCAATGATGCCGGCGCCGCAGAACTGGGCGTGAAATTCGTCGCCGCCGTATCGGGCGACATCACCGGCATCCGGTTCTACAAGGGGCCGCAGAACACAGGGACGCATCTTGGCGATCTCTGGACTACCAACGGCGCGCTGCTTGCAAGCGCGACGTTCACCAACGAAACCGCTAGCGGTTGGCAACAGGTGAATTTCGCGACACCAGTGCATGTGCAGGCCGGGCTCACCTACGTCGCCTCCTACCACACGAATACCGGTCAGTACTCCACGACCGACTTCTATTTCGATAACGCCGGACATACCCGCGGTCCCTTGACGGCCACAGGTAGCGGCCTCAATGGTGTCTATGCGTACGGTCCCGGACCGCTTTTCCCGAACACCGTTTCGAACATAAAGGCTGATAATTATTGGGTAGACGTCGTCTTCAGGGACACCACCCTGCAACCGCAGGCCAACAATGACAGCGGGTTTAACGTTGCGGAAAATGGTGTGCTGAGTATTCCGGCGTCGGCGCTCCTCGCCAATGATACGGATCCGGCCGGCCTGTCGTTTTCGATCACCAGCGTGAGCAGCCCGGTCAACGGGAGCGTAAGCTACAACGCACAAACTCAGACGGTGACGTTTACTCCGACCGCGAATTTCGCCGGACCGGCTCAATTCTCCTACACCATCACTGACACGAGCGAGGCCAGCGGAACCGGCCAGGTCTCCCTCAATGTCAATTACCCGGTTTCCGCTCAGAGCCTGTTCGCCACCACCGACACGCCGAGTGTGGTCAATTCGGGTGACACGAGTTCCGTCGAGGTTGGAGTCAAATTCAGCGCCTCGGTCAACGGGACGATAACCGGCCTCCGGTTCTACAAGGGTTCGTTGAATACGGGTACACACGTCGCGCATCTCTGGACTGCGACGGGAACGCTGCTGGGCACTGCGACTTTCAGCGCCGAGACCGCCAGCGGCTGGCAGCAGGTAAGCTTTTCGAGTCCGATAGCCGTTACCGCGGGCACGACATATGTCGCTTCCTACCACACCAACGGCAACTATTCAGACACTCAGAGCTATTTCACGAATTCTATTACCAATGGCCAGTTGAGCGCGCCAGCGGCCGGGAATGGAGTCTATGCCTACGGATCCGGTGCGCCGTTCCCAACCAACGTTTACAAGTCGAGCAACTACTATGTTGACGTGGTGTTCAACGGATCCTCCAACACCAACGCACCGCCGACGGCGGTCGCCGATACTGGCGACGCCACGGAGAAAGGCGGCCTCGCCAACGGCACGGGCGGCTCGCCCGCTACGGGAAACGTACTGACCAATGACACGGATCCAGACGCCGGCGACACCAAGACCGTAACTGCGGTCGCCTTCGGCTCGACCGCTGGCACGCTTGGCTCGACTTTGAATGGAGCGCATGGTGGCCTCGTGCTCAATGCGACGGGAGCTTTCACTTATACCGTCAACGAAACCGATCCCGCCGTGCAGGCCCTGCGGCTTGCGACCAACACGGTGACTGACGTCTTCAATTATACGATGCGCGACGCCGCCGGCGCGACCTCGTCCACGACACTCACGATCACCGTTCACGGCGCCAATGACGCGCCGGTGCTGGCGGTCCAGACCGGCAACCAAACGGCAACGGTTGGTTCGGCCTTCTCGCTGACGCTGCCTGCCGGCACCTTCACTGACGTTGATTCCGGCGATTTGCTCGCCTACACGGCAACCGCCGCCGATGGCTCGCCACTGCCTGGCTGGTTGAGTTTCAACGCCACCACCCGGACCTTCAGCGGCACACCGGCGTCTGGCGATGTCGGCACGGTCAGCGTAAAGGCAACCGCAACCGATCTCGGCAGTCTCGCCGCCAGCGAAACGTTCAATATAGCGGTGACGACGACGCCGAACGCACCGCCGACGGCGGTCGCCGATACTGGCGACGCCACGGAGAAAGGCGGCCTCGCCAACGGCACGGGCGGCTCGCCCGCTACGGGAAACGTACTGACCAATGACACGGATCCAGACGCCGGCGACACCAAGACCGTAACTGCGGTCGCCTTCGGCTCGACCGCTGGCACGCTTGGCTCGACTTTGAATGGAGCGCATGGTGGCCTCGTGCTCAATGCGACGGGAGCTTTCACTTATACCGTCAACGAAACCGATCCCGCCGTGCAGGCCCTGCGGCTTGCGACCAACACGGTGACTGACGTCTTCAATTATACGATGCGCGACGCCGCCGGCGCGACCTCGTCCACGACACTCACGATCACCGTTCACGGCGCCAATGACGCGCCGGTGCTGGCGGTCCAGACCGGCAACCAAACGGCAACGGTTGGTTCGGCCTTCTCGCTGACGCTGCCTGCCGGCACCTTCACTGACGTTGATTCCGGCGATCTGCTCGCCTACACGGCAACCGCCGCCGATGGCTCGCCACTGCCTGGCTGGTTGAGTTTCAACGCCACCACCCGGACCTTCAGCGGTACACCAGCGTCTGGCGATGTCGGCACGGTCAGCGTAAAGGCAACCGCAACCGATCTCGGCAGTCTCGCCGCCAGCGAAACGTTCAATGTTGCGGTGAGCACCGCGCCCTCGACGGTCAGCTTGTTCTCGAGTTCCGACACGCCATCAGTGCTATCAACGTCCGACACATCGCAAGTCAATCTTGGCGTACGGTTTACGTCCTCGGCGGCCGGAACCATCTCCGCAATCAAGTACTACAAGAGTGCGAATGACACCGGTACTCACGCCGGCTCGCTGTGGAGTAGCACAGGCACGCTCCTGGCGACCGCAACCTTCTCCAACGAGACCAGCAGCGGTTGGCAAACCGTGACGTTCAGCAGCCCAGTATCGATCGCGGCCGGCACCACCTATGTCGCGAGCTTCCACAGCAACGGCCATTATGCCGATACGCCTAACTACTTCGCCACTGCCCACGCGAATGGCCCGCTCACGGCTGCCGCAAGCAACAATGGTGTCTATAGCTATGGAACAGGAAATCTGTTTCCGACTAGCACATTCAGTGCCACCAATTACTGGGTCGACGTCGTGTTCAACAATTCCACCGGCGGCACGAACCAGCCCCCGATCGCCAATAACGACAGTGGTTTCAATGCGACCGAAAATGTACCTCTCAGTATTTCCGGTTCGACGCTTCTAGCAAACGATACCGATCTGAATGGGGATGCTCTTACGATCACGGGCGTCAGTGGCGCCGTCAACGGTACAGTCGGTTTCAGTTCTCAAAACAACACTGTGACGTTCACGCCAGTCAACGGATACACCGGACCGGCGTCGTTCAACTACGTCATCGCGGATGGCCGGGGCGGCACGGCAAGCGCGAGGGCGGATGTCACCGTCCATGCGCCGTCCGCGAGCACTGTGAGTCTGTTCAGCGCGAATCCAACGCCAAGCGTGGTTACAGTGAATGATCCAAATTCTGTCGAACTGGGTATGAAGTTTCAGGCGTCCACCTCGGGCGACATTGTTGGCGTGCGCTTCTACAAGGGACCATCCAACACGGGGACGCACGTCGCCGATCTCTGGAGCAGCACAGGCAGCTTGTTAGCCACCGCGACCTTTTCCAACGAGACGGCGAGCGGCTGGCAGCAGGTCAACTTCGCGACGCCAGTCACGATCACGGCGGGAACGACTTATATCGCTTCCTACCACACTGCGGGCAACTACTCGGACGATCCAAACCTGTTTGCCAATGCGGTGACCAACGGACCACTAACGGCTCCGTCATCCTCGTCAAGCGGGGGTAACGGCGTCTACGCGTACGGATCCGGCAGCCTCTTCCCGAGCAACACCTTTAACGCGACGAGCTACGCGGTCGACGTCGTCTTCAGGGCGCAGCTCGCAGCATAG